Genomic segment of Paenibacillus sp. FSL R5-0912:
CGTCTTCTGGAGCGGACTGTGGGGATACTCCAACTTGCTGCATATCCTATTCGCTGTCTGTTTTATGTTTTACTACAATGTACTGCTGGGTGCGTTTACAGTCGTTCTGGTTCCCACCGTGTTTCTCGCCTCGAAAGTTTTCAAGACCAGAGCGCAACAGGTCAACAAGGAGCTTCGGGCGGAACAGGGGAAGCTATCCTCGTATGTATTCGAAATTGTGAAGAATCTGCAGGACGTCAAAATCCTTAGCGCAGGAAAAAAAGTAACAAGCACTTATCTAAGGAAAACGGCTGCCATTAATAAAATGAATGTGGAAAACGGAAGAATCGAAGTGACCACAGAAAGGGTGAATACGTTCATCACGCTTGCCGCACAATTGCTCATATTTGTCATCTGCGCCTATTTCATTGTGAAAGGCCAAATGCAGCTTGGCGTCTTTGTAGCCGCCATCAGCTATTTCAATATGGCCGTGAATTACTTCAGCTCCATTAACGGCAAAATTACCGATGTCTGGGGGCAAATCGTCTCCCTGCAGCGAGTCGTGGATATTCTGAATGAGGAGGAAGAGGATTACCAGGAAAACCAGCCTCCGCAGCGTATAAAAGAGGGCATGATTGAATTTAATAATGTCACCTTTGGATACAGCGAAGACAGACAGGTTCTGAACGGGTTCAATCTCTGCGTCGATGCAGGCAGTACGATCGGTATTGTCGGTAGGAGCGGCGCGGGTAAAACAACGATGGGCAACCTGCTCTACAATCTATATCACGTGGACAGGGGCGAGCTTCTGATCGACGGTGTGAATGTTAATGACTATAACCTGCATAGCTTGCGGAGCCAGGTGGGGATTGTCCATCAGGAGACGATTCTGTATGATCAGACCCTGCGTTACAATCTTTCATTTACAAACAGCAAGGACAATGATGAAACCTTAATGGAAGCGATTAAAAAAGCTGCTCTGTATGATGTGGTCATGACCTTCCCGGATGGGCTGGACACTCTGCTGGGGACGGGCGGGCAGGAATTATCCGGCGGGCAGAAACAGCGTCTGGCAATCGCCAGGATATTAGTCAAGAATCCGAGGATTCTGATCTTCGACGAAGCTACATCCTTCCTCGACAGCCGGAACGAAGCGCTGATCCGGAAAGTAATGCGTGAGCTTTCGCAGGACCGGACGCTGATCATCATCGCCCACCGGTTCTCCACCATCCAGAGCTGTGATAGAATCGCGGTGTTAGCAGACGGTGTTGTCAAAGGCTACGATACTCACGACGTACTGATTACGAGCAATCCAACATACATAGACTTATTCAGTGAACAGTATGCAGGAGGGGAAGCAGTATGAAACGATGGGACACCTATAAGGCCTTAACCCGGGATATAGACGGTATCCGAAAACCGCTCCTTGCGCTGGGGATGTTCAAGATATGGAGCTTAGTATTCGGGCTGATCCCCCTGTTCTTGTACTCGTTATTGGTTAACCGCGTTTTGGTAGATAAGCAGTTGAATGAGCTTTGGCTAATCATCGGCGGGTATCTGGTGGTTTTCCTGCTTACTACAACCGGGATTGCCGTCAGTAAGCAGTTTTCCAACCAGTTAATCCTGAAATATGATCTGAGAATCAAGAATAAGCTGCTCAAAAAGCTCATCAGCCTCGATAACGCTGACTATAGCCAATATAGTATTGGCGATGTTAGAAGCCGGATTGAGAACGATTCAACAATTGCCGGAAAATTTTTCGAGACGCATGTCTTAGATTTTATCTACGCTGTTGTTTACGCTTTTGCACTGGCAGTGATTTTACTGTGTTATGACTGGCGGATCGCACTCATTAGTTTTATTTTTGTTCCGGTCTCTTTGGTAACGGTTAATTTTCTGGGAGGGAAAGCGAAGCATACCGGAGAGGAGCTCTGGAAGCTGCAGATTCAATATGAATCCTTTTTACACTCCAATTTTCAAAACTGGAAGGATATCAAAACCAATAATCTTGAAGACACCCAATTGGCTGAGCTAAACGGACATTACAAGAAGATCAGGCATGTGTGGTTTCTTAACCAGCTCTATATGCACCTGGGGATTACCTATTCGTTCTTCACCAAAAACTTCATTACCCAGCTGTTCATCTATTTTATCGGCGGATTATTTGTCATTAAAGGCTACTCGGAGGTTGGTGTGCTGCTTGTGTTTATCAGCTTTTACGGGCAGTTCTTCGGATACATCGAGAACATTAGTAATTCCATGATGAACTTCAAGAATGACTCGGTGAGTATCGGTAAAGTGATCGGGATTCTAAATATAGAAGCAGCTAAGAAGCCTTATAAGAAGATTGAAGGAACAGATATCAATGTTGACCAGCTGAAATTCACCTATGAGGGGAACGATTCATTTGCGCTTGAGAGTATATCATTCTCTGTGGGTAAGGGGGAGCATCTGGCGATCGTTGGTCAAAGCGGCAGCGGCAAATCCACCATCGCCAAGCTGCTGACAGGGCAGCTGGAACCGCAAGAGGGAACGGTAAGCATTGGCGGCACAGATATCTCTTCGGTGAACAGTGAGAGTGTGTCCGATAAAGTGAGTATTGTTGTGCAGGAACCCGTCCTGTTCAATATGTCGATCAGAGACAACCTGTTGCTGGCCAAGGCCGGGGCAACCGACACGGAATTGATAGAGTGCTGCCGCAGGGCGAGTATATATGATTTCATTGTCACCTTGCCGGATCAATTGGATACGATCATTGGAGAAAAGGGTGTGAAGCTCTCCGGAGGCCAGAGGCAGCGGTTATCGATTGCGCGTGCTTTGTTACAGGACAGGGACATCATTATTTTTGACGAAAGCACAAGTGCGCTGGACAGCGAGAACGAGAGTGACATCATTGCAGAACTCAAGTCCCTTTCCTCAGGGAAAACCATGATCTCCATTGCTCACCGTCTATCTTCCATTCTGGACTGCGACAAAGTAATGGTTCTGCAAGCCGGCAGGGTCGCAGCCTTCGATACCCATGAGAACCTGTTTAACCGGAACGAAGCTTATGATTTGCTGTTTCAGAATCAGTATAGGGCAGGTTGATCTAAGGAGACCCGGACGCCTTCAGCGCCCGGGTTTTTGCATTTTATCTGTAACCTTCAGCATCCGCCGGTTTACCGGCATCTACGACCTCGACCATATAACGCCAGCAATCCGGCTGCGAGCCGTCGAGGTCTGTGTACCCGTAGACTTGCGCCAGCTCCCCACTTGAAAGGGACCGTCCGTTCCATCTGGATAATTCGGGGTCTTGAGCAAGAGCAGCGACGGCCCGGCCTACATAACGTGGGGATTCCGAGATGATGAAGTGAGGCTCATTGGCAGCAGCATCCCGCCAGTTATCTTCTTGTACCCCATAGTGTTCGAGCATCATTTCTGAACGGAGCCAGCCTGGCGTGAGCGCTACCGCTGTACAGCCATAAGGCTTAAGCTCCTGGGCAAGAGCCCAGGCCATGCGGGTCACGGAGGTTTTGGCCTGATCATAGAACATCGATACCCGGTAATTTGTGGCATTATATTCAGCGATTCCATCCGTCATCTCAACAATCAGACCATTCTTATTCTTAATCAGAAGAGGGAGCGCGAAATGGCTTGTAATGAGGTGGGTGTCAATAGCGAGCCGTAACATCCGCAGACCCTTCTCTAGGGAATGCTCCCACAACGGGACATTCCATTCGATGATCTTCTCCGCGCCCCAGATATCATTCACGAGAATGTCGAGCCTCCCTTGCTCCTCTTCAATGCGATTCACCAATGTCTCTACCTGGACAGGATCCAGATGATCGACTTGAACCGGGATTCCATGACCGCCAGCCCTGGTGACGAGCTCAGCCGTTTCTTCTATGGTTTCAGGACGGTCATATTCGGAGCGTTGGGCTAGCGTTGATCTTCCTGTCACATATACCGTTGCGCCAGCTGCCCCTAGCTCGGTAGCAATCCCCCGGCCAGCTCCCCTGGTAGCTCCGGCTACTAAAGCAATTTTCCCTTGTAAACTCCTCATTCCGTGATTACCTCCTTTGTTGAATACAGCTTCATTATAGAGTATAGGAATGACATCTATTGTCATATATAGTTTAGTTTTCGTTGCTGCTGACAATGATATTACCGGCAATAACCTGTTTCAATAAAGAGGCTGTCCCCAACTAACATGGCCTGACGGCCACCCTCGTGAATGAAAATGTCTTGGCTTGTGAAGCTGTGTCTTCCATAATGGAAGGGAAGGTCACAGGCCGAGGCTTTTTTGAATTATTAGCTAGAATATATATGCATTTCATAATAAATGAATACACAACCAGATGAAATCGAAGGAGGAAGGGTATTGTATAAGGTGCTGATTGTGGATGACGAAATTTTTGTGCGAAAAGGCTTGATTACGATCATGAATGAATGTTCGCTGGAATTTGAAATCTGCGGTGAAGCTGAGAATGGAGAGCAAGCGCTTGCTCTTATTGAAGAACTAACCCCGGAGCTGGTCATTGTGGATATACGCATGCCTGTGCTTGATGGTCTGGAGCTGATCCGGAAGGTGCAAACGGAAAAGGAGCATCAGCCGCTGTTCATTATATTAAGCGGATATCCTGATTTCTCGTATGCTCAGCAAGCTTTAAGCTACAATGTTTCAGAGTATATCCTCAAGCCGGTTGATGAGCAGGAGCTTGCTGCTGCTTTGAAAAAGATAGCCCATACCCTGAATCAGAAGCAGCTTTTATCAATAACGAGAGAGAAGCCGCTTGTCGAAACTGTCATCGAGAGCTTACTGCAGACGGAACCTGATGATGAGGTTATGGGGAGGATTGCCTATGCCCTGGAGCTTCCGCTCGCCTCTTCCTATACGTATGTCATCGCAGAAATGCAGGACAAGCTTCCTCATGGCGAAAAGGACTATATGCCCGCATTGAAGGCATCGCTGCAGCGTTATTTTCATAAAGAGCTACAGACCTTGCTCATTCATGTACGTGCGAATAATCAATATGGGATCATTGTACCTGAACTCTGGATGTATGAGCGGAATGTGCCTGACCAGAGGAACTATGTCAACATGCTGGATGCGCTGGAGAGAGAGCTTGAAACGACCCTTGCTTTGTTTATAGGCCATAAAGCAAGTCAGCTGAAGCAGATCGATGTGTCCGCCTCCAGTGCCGAGAAATGCCTGAATTACCGTTTTGTCGCTGGCTTCCAAGGCATCTTTATGGCAGGTGAGCTGCTAGAGCAGCCCTTATATTATTTTGATATTGAAGAAGGACTGCACAGCAAGCTCATTTATGAGGTCGAAGCCAACAGCAAACAAGGCTATAGCTCCGTTGTTAATACTATTTTCAACGTGTTTCAGGAACGTTATTTTGCTCCCGGGGCGGTTTCGAACACCATCAGGCGAAGCATGATTTCCATTATTAACATTATCCGGCAGCTCGAAGGGGACGAGAACGATCTCTATTGGACGGACGAACTGCTCAACTGGCAGGTGAAATACCGCAATCTGAATCAGCTGAAGCAGGTTTTCCTGCATTTTGTGGGGGAGGCCGCTGAATATATTACCGAGAAACGCAGCGGTAAGAGCGAAGGCAATATTGAAAAAATCAAAAAATATATTGATGGGCATTACAGAGAAAACATCTATTTGAAAGGGATTGCTGCCGATTTCGATATGAATCCGATCTACCTCGGACAGCTGTTCCGTAAAACTTACGGTACGTATTTCAACGAATATCTGTTATCGCTGCGTATCGAAGAGGCCAAGCGGCTGCTGCGGCAAACGAAGAAACGCATGTACGAAATTGCTGAGCAGGTCGGCTTCCAGAACGCTGATTACTTTGCCACCCAGTTTGAAAAGCTGGAGAATATGACGCCAACCGATTATCGCAATAGGATGATCGGGCAGTAAATAAGGAGGCTCTCTTCTGTGTTCAACATTCGCCTGCATCATATGAAGCTTCGAAGCAAGCTGATCGTAATCTACATTGTATGCGTGTTCATCCCAATTATATTGACCAATGTGATGTTCTACCAGGTAACCACCGTGAATATCAAGAATC
This window contains:
- a CDS encoding ABC transporter ATP-binding protein, which codes for MKRWDTYKALTRDIDGIRKPLLALGMFKIWSLVFGLIPLFLYSLLVNRVLVDKQLNELWLIIGGYLVVFLLTTTGIAVSKQFSNQLILKYDLRIKNKLLKKLISLDNADYSQYSIGDVRSRIENDSTIAGKFFETHVLDFIYAVVYAFALAVILLCYDWRIALISFIFVPVSLVTVNFLGGKAKHTGEELWKLQIQYESFLHSNFQNWKDIKTNNLEDTQLAELNGHYKKIRHVWFLNQLYMHLGITYSFFTKNFITQLFIYFIGGLFVIKGYSEVGVLLVFISFYGQFFGYIENISNSMMNFKNDSVSIGKVIGILNIEAAKKPYKKIEGTDINVDQLKFTYEGNDSFALESISFSVGKGEHLAIVGQSGSGKSTIAKLLTGQLEPQEGTVSIGGTDISSVNSESVSDKVSIVVQEPVLFNMSIRDNLLLAKAGATDTELIECCRRASIYDFIVTLPDQLDTIIGEKGVKLSGGQRQRLSIARALLQDRDIIIFDESTSALDSENESDIIAELKSLSSGKTMISIAHRLSSILDCDKVMVLQAGRVAAFDTHENLFNRNEAYDLLFQNQYRAG
- a CDS encoding response regulator transcription factor, with amino-acid sequence MLIVDDEIFVRKGLITIMNECSLEFEICGEAENGEQALALIEELTPELVIVDIRMPVLDGLELIRKVQTEKEHQPLFIILSGYPDFSYAQQALSYNVSEYILKPVDEQELAAALKKIAHTLNQKQLLSITREKPLVETVIESLLQTEPDDEVMGRIAYALELPLASSYTYVIAEMQDKLPHGEKDYMPALKASLQRYFHKELQTLLIHVRANNQYGIIVPELWMYERNVPDQRNYVNMLDALERELETTLALFIGHKASQLKQIDVSASSAEKCLNYRFVAGFQGIFMAGELLEQPLYYFDIEEGLHSKLIYEVEANSKQGYSSVVNTIFNVFQERYFAPGAVSNTIRRSMISIINIIRQLEGDENDLYWTDELLNWQVKYRNLNQLKQVFLHFVGEAAEYITEKRSGKSEGNIEKIKKYIDGHYRENIYLKGIAADFDMNPIYLGQLFRKTYGTYFNEYLLSLRIEEAKRLLRQTKKRMYEIAEQVGFQNADYFATQFEKLENMTPTDYRNRMIGQ
- a CDS encoding ABC transporter ATP-binding protein; translated protein: MKFMRMHKWVFLCGFLITTLMTMVNLIYPFLGGKMINIAFYDKDMSAFLNLCLIYAGILVFNQFVVATLNNLISSQLMTGFVFDIRRALFNKILHKKGKDLSGMYSGDMISRMNHDATDIMNLVFWSGLWGYSNLLHILFAVCFMFYYNVLLGAFTVVLVPTVFLASKVFKTRAQQVNKELRAEQGKLSSYVFEIVKNLQDVKILSAGKKVTSTYLRKTAAINKMNVENGRIEVTTERVNTFITLAAQLLIFVICAYFIVKGQMQLGVFVAAISYFNMAVNYFSSINGKITDVWGQIVSLQRVVDILNEEEEDYQENQPPQRIKEGMIEFNNVTFGYSEDRQVLNGFNLCVDAGSTIGIVGRSGAGKTTMGNLLYNLYHVDRGELLIDGVNVNDYNLHSLRSQVGIVHQETILYDQTLRYNLSFTNSKDNDETLMEAIKKAALYDVVMTFPDGLDTLLGTGGQELSGGQKQRLAIARILVKNPRILIFDEATSFLDSRNEALIRKVMRELSQDRTLIIIAHRFSTIQSCDRIAVLADGVVKGYDTHDVLITSNPTYIDLFSEQYAGGEAV
- a CDS encoding SDR family oxidoreductase, which codes for MRSLQGKIALVAGATRGAGRGIATELGAAGATVYVTGRSTLAQRSEYDRPETIEETAELVTRAGGHGIPVQVDHLDPVQVETLVNRIEEEQGRLDILVNDIWGAEKIIEWNVPLWEHSLEKGLRMLRLAIDTHLITSHFALPLLIKNKNGLIVEMTDGIAEYNATNYRVSMFYDQAKTSVTRMAWALAQELKPYGCTAVALTPGWLRSEMMLEHYGVQEDNWRDAAANEPHFIISESPRYVGRAVAALAQDPELSRWNGRSLSSGELAQVYGYTDLDGSQPDCWRYMVEVVDAGKPADAEGYR